The proteins below come from a single Neospora caninum Liverpool complete genome, chromosome IX genomic window:
- a CDS encoding proteophosphoglycan 5, related encodes MGLSGRYSLAGMLRSSRLTLDSTWKNTLVRSFFSEEQLDELGLPEEEIADYMIKHIVPFVKSHLVEAIKVRNESFDQFVADRLAEQGIVAREQQEKIKKVMQAMAAAKVQITDQTDTLEEQQNKIAELTRKLEAATLYLEERAANLEKQVIEKEAWKLEQELKAEAKFPKYAVDALRDLEEEVGMPPNNGEDEEKEESSSQTPSATTATAKADECSPTSKEMERILKDGMAEIQDLLRQLLAKAKQSLCEIAAVDRVPATLQTQPSELPGSPVKNVVDAATETDDSRINPSLRRPFSRTRPPQVLPRGPMPASFVVPPSLPPPPPSSPGESFGFPRSQFPPFPVARVVYGQFQDVAVNSPGVRANVPLHDGASLPSPSIRQNSHSPNSPPAGSFAYSPLPVQVGKDFPRGGFPADSLGRSSVAASYPSSFLPPAALPFPPDRPPGFRPYPLGLIPSSSPGPPDQPGLPSSPNCGLSRPWRPATFFPMQMRPGTSRGVWSPQPLLQASGEPSTHLRSSPERTPSAAVGVGPPSPGRPQNGVASQQGAVDPSTGPFAPTVKPPSFLPVARPLPLGRRLPSPPTSCATYTSFPQLGGFPPFPLSGLSAAPPFGHRLPVSPDAQPTTPVQPQSRESPGEPEPSALGQPPEASDGGGMSQTTEDRANACLYAGGGSGADEASSASFQREEGGAEASRSTEEGGDQAKGQKKTETNPSVQRPPPGAPESLGTVSGSDESGEGPVSSIETHTARSSQHPKRTAYLAFQEACQALEASSVPAGSVFPFFVESAAAARDSMPSPAVSPRPEKERTASNSVAVPAAETEDGCGERRPGPDSVQTVPPQTKALLFDHSPQTGPNITPEAAVVLPSDPPFPSSDCICRRPEGEGMPLQSPDTNAAESPVAPSQRDAGEVEQAQETACEVESEDVPQWCHGYASAFGPLPATAPPLAGSWKPGGEQSLDRAEDRASELKGGAEETDSGAGCTPMQEEGPKSRESRLIRMTQISVSRGRDPMASLYPTGISLETALQMRAPRAAAAGYEKYCLSFLPEFDTSDNISRAWPPLSPLNQPSEPLSCSFAPSHTCLGSPFRAPASSSQPCGYDASMENPASPIPRTASEGQGFLTPVTAGADAFAFTDCSGHPRLRPLFPYEQLYWAGVTDGISDAWRSSTPAETGSPSALPLREDCDGQVSPSPSGPSYNQQESYFESFPQSASRVNEVVRLGPGEAFWRPQLPDFRAFDNAIKSPSHPSPLQKPVTRVPLHCVGSGAPKRRCACPADLASRQPSAAPLERGNSTCSNRESPQRPVPPDEGTVSPPHATTAVEEPNEEETLVAATDASGRTPRITDETRDRGECAEWGNHSLAPTENELGEDGPRVDCSCPLKKPTGRGICGDHQSVDSRKNSPCGCPGRRSAASSPDLAFCSRRPFSPRHEPEVCTRSCRNERNRREACDPCGGGTSTACSLNRRPSFGRLQAIPLVRCHSPQARYQVAKLGVGGYPVYPSEEDLVDMYQFASTDTAPPDHGGAEGSERSCPTETLPLFSGGMTRSATDLGFSGDGTRLSNSSRRTSPRPALAGSPSSSSRGSGSQTSREDGAVGRRLKQPVPYIPIRGSKIGQSRRTPLERETLSSLAARNRRLENQVSDCLFYKASVVSTFSAVWVEKLQLEISCHKALCEDTIYNQRR; translated from the exons AGTCACATCTCGTTGAAGCAATAAAGGTTCGAAATGAAAGCTTCGACCAATTTGTCGCAGACAGGCTTGCTGAGCAAGGGATTGTCGCGAGAGAACAGCAAGAGAAGATCAAGAAAGTCATGCAAGCCATGGCTGCAGCAAAGGTGCAGATCACCGACCAA ACAGATACCTTGGAAGAACAGCAAAACAAAATAGCTGAACTCACCCGGAAACTGGAGGCGGCCACGCTATATttagaagagagagcagcaaACCTCGAGAAGCAAGTAATCGAGAAGGAGGCTTGGAAACTGGAACAG GAGTTGAAAGCTGAGGCGAAATTTCCAAAGTATGCGGTAGATGCCCTAAGAGACCTCGAAGAGGAGGTTGGCATGCCACCGAACAATGGAGAGGatgaggagaaagaagagtcGTCCTCACAAACCCCCTCGGCGACTACGGCAACGGCAAAAGCTGACGAATGCTCCCCGACCTCGAAGGAGATGGAAAGAATTCTAAAAGACGGCATGGCGGAGATCCAAGATTTGTTGAGACAACTCTTGGCCAAA GCAAAACAGAGCCTTTGTGAGATTGCCGCAGTGGATCGAGTTCCGGCAACTCTGCAGACTCAG CCCTCTGAACTGCCAGGCAGCCCCGTCAAAAACGTCGTGGACGCAGCTACGGAGACTGACGACTCTCGGATAAATCCTTCACTACGccgccctttttctcgcacTCGTCCACCCCaggttcttcctcgcgggcCGATGCCTGCCTCCTTCGTAGTGCCTCCTTCTTTGCCGCCCCCGCCTCCCTCATCCCCCGGAGAAAGTTTTGGATTTCCCAGGTCCCAgttccctccgtttcctgttgCTCGCGTGGTGTACGGTCAGTTCCAGGACGTAGCGGTGAATTCTCCTGGCGTGAGAGCCAACGTGCCTCTTCACGATGGCGCCTCCTTGCCCTCTCCCAGCATCCGACAAAATTCCCATTCTCCCAACTCTCCACCCGCGGGCTCGTTCGCCTATAGTCCCCTTCCAGTCCAAGTCGGCAAGGACTTCCCACGCGGAGGGTTTCCCGCCGACAGCTTAGGCAGATCGTCTGTGGCTGCTTCCTATCCGagttcgtttcttcctcctgctgcgcttccttttcctccggaTCGTCCGCCAGGGTTTCGCCCGTACCCTCTGGGTTTgatcccttcttcgtctccgggTCCCCCAGATCAACCAGgtttgccttcctcgccaaATTGTGGTCTTTCTCGTCCGTGGCGCCCCGCAACTTTCTTCCCTATGCAAATGCGTCCGGGGACTTCTCGCGGGGTCTGGAGTCCACAGCCGCTTCTCCAGGCGAGCGGTGAGCCCTCAACGCATCTCCGATCGTCGCCAGAACGTACGCCCTCCGCAGCAGTCGGTGTCGGTCCGCCTTCTCCTGGCAGACCACAGAATGGAGTCGCATCGCAGCAAGGCGCTGTGGACCCGAGCACCGGACCGTTTGCTCCTACTGTAAAGCCACCATCCTTCCTGCCCGTGGCGCGGCCGCTTCCCCTTGGCCGacgccttccctcgcctcccacGTCTTGTGCAACTTACACATCCTTCCCCCAACTTGGAGgcttccctcccttccctctctccggccTGTCTGCCGCTCCGCCTTTCGGGCACCGCCTACCTGTCTCGCCTGACGCCCAGCCGACTACCCCCGTCCAGCCTCAGTCCCGTGAGAGTCCGGGCGAGCCCGAGCCGAGCGCTTTGGGACAACCACCCGAAGCGTCTGACGGAGGCGGAATGTCACAGACTACAGAGGATAGGGCGAACGCGTGTCTGTATGCTGGCGGCGGCTCTGGGGCGGATGAGGCTTCTAGTGCCAGcttccagagagaggagggaggagcCGAGGCCTCACGATCCACCGAGGAAGGCGGTGACCAAGCGAAGGggcaaaagaagacagaaacgaatCCTTCCGTCCAGCGGCCACCGCCAGGGGCCCCGGAGTCGCTCGGAACTGTATCGGGCTCTGACGAATCTGGTGAGGGCCCTGTATCTTCTATAGAAACGCACACTGCAAGGTCCTCACAGCATCCGAAGCGCACCGCGTACCTTGCGTTCCAAGAAGCGTGTCAAGCTTTAGAGGCGTCTTCAGTTCCTGCGGgttctgtgtttcctttcttcgtaGAGTCTGCCGCCGCAGCAAGGGATAGTATgccttctcccgccgtctcgcccAGACCGGAAAAGGAGCGCACGGCGTCCAACAGCGTGGCGGTGCCtgccgcagagacagaagacggtTGTGGGGAAAGGCGACCAGGACCGGATTCAGTTCAAACTGTGCCACCGCAAACAAAGGCCTTGCTGTTCGATCACTCGCCCCAAACTGGACCTAACATAACACCGGAGGCGGCCGTCGTCTTGCCATCGGATCCGCCTTTTCCGTCCTCGGACTGTATCTGTAGACGTCCCGAGGGCGAAGGCATGCCGCTTCAGTCCCCAGACACAAACGCTGCGGAGTCCCCTGTGGCGCCTTCCCAACGTGACGCCGGTGAGGTTGAACAGGCGCAAGAAACCGCGTGCGAAGTGGAGTCGGAAGACGTTCCACAGTGGTGCCATGGTTATGCTTCTGCTTTTGGACCGCTTCCTGCCACGGCCCCGCCCCTCGCTGGCAGTTGGAAGCCAGGAGGCGAACAGTCTCTGGATCGCGCTGAGGATCGCGCAAGCGAGTTGAAGggcggagcagaagagacagattCCGGCGCAGGGTGTACCCCGATGCAGGAGGAAGGTCCCAAATCTCGAGAGAGCCGACTGATCAGAATGACGCAGATCTCTGTCAGTCGAGGTCGCGATCCGATGGCTTCTCTCTACCCAACCGGCATATCACTGGAAACTGCTCTCCAAATGCGAGCCCCGCGTGCTGCTGCGGCGGGGTATGAAAAAtattgtctctcttttctgccggAGTTCGACACCTCGGATAATATTTCGCGCGCCTggccgcctctttctcccctcaaCCAACCTTCAGAACCTCTGAGCTGTTCGTTTGCTCCGTCCCATACTTGCCTCggctctccttttcgcgcgCCTGCTAGCTCCAGCCAGCCGTGTGGTTACGACGCATCAATGGAAAATCCCGCCTCGCCAATCCCCCGAACCGCAAGTGAGGGCCAAGGGTTCCTCACGCCCGTGACGGCCGGGGCAGATGCTTTCGCCTTTACAGATTGTTCGGGAcatcctcgtcttcgcccgtTGTTTCCGTACGAACAGTTGTATTGGGCAGGAGTCACAGACGGTATATCGGACGCGTGGAGAAGCAGTACTCCGGCTGAGACAGGCTCGCCCTCGGCTCTTCCCCTCCGAGAGGACTGTGATggccaggtgtctccgtctccctcagGGCCCTCCTACAATCAACAGGAGAGTTACTTTGAGAGTTTTCCGCAGTCCGCGAGTCGGGTCAATGAAGTGGTACGCTTGGGACCTGGGGAGGCTTTTTGGCGTCCACAGCTTCCGGATTTTCGTGCTTTCGACAACGCAATAAAGAGTCCTTCCCACCCTTCACCCCTGCAAAAGCCCGTCACACGAGTCCCCCTCCACTGCGTTGGAAGCGGAGCCCCGAAACGCCGCTGCGCGTGCCCGGCAGATCTTGCAAGTCGACAACCCTCGGCTGCGcctctggagagaggcaactCGACCTGCTCGAACAGAGAGTCTCCGCAGCGCCCTGTACCGCCGGATGAGGGGACCGTCAGTCCCCCCCACGCCACGACGGCGGTTGAAGAGCccaacgaagaagagacactggTCGCCGCCACCGACGCGAGCGGCCGAACCCCAAGAATCACAGATGAAACTCGAGACCGAGGTGAATGCGCAGAGTGGGGCAACCACAGCTTGGCTCCAACAGAAAACGAGCTGGGCGAGGATGGACCCCGCGTCGATTGCTCTTGCCCACTGAAGAAGCCGACGGGCCGAGGAATTTGCGGAGATCATCAGAGCGTCGATAGCCGTAAAAACAGCCCCTGCGGGTGTCCCGGTCGGCGCTCTGCGGCAAGTTCTCCGGATCTGGCTTTCTGCAGTCgccgtcccttctctcccagaCACGAGCCGGAGGTGTGCACCCGTTCGTGCCGGAACGAacggaacaggagagaagcgtgTGATCCTTGCGGGGGCGGAACATCGACTGCATGCTCTCTAAACCGTCGGCCCTCTTTCGGTCGGCTCCAAGCGATTCCCCTTGTCCGCTGTCACTCTCCGCAAGCCCGATACCAAGTTGCCAAACTCGGAGTTGGCGGGTACCCCGTGTACCCCTCTGAGGAGGATCTCGTCGACATGTACCAATTTGCGTCCACAGACACCGCGCCGCCCGACCACGGTGGTGCTGAGGGGTCCGAGCGTTCCTGCCCCACCGAGAcacttcctcttttctcgggcGGGATGACACGGTCCGCCACAGACCTCGGGTTCTCTGGAGACGGAACGCGACTCTCGAACAGCTCGAGACGCACCTCCCCCAGACCTGCGCTCGCGGGGAGTCCGAGCAGCTCCAGTCGCGGAAGTGGATCTCAAACCAGCAGGGAGGATGGAGCTGTGGGGAGGAGACTGAAACAACCCGTGCCTTACATTCCCATAAGAGGCTCTAAGATCGGTCAGTCAAGAAGAACGCCcctcgaaagagagacgctgtcGTCCTTGGCTGCGAGGAATCGGCGGCTTGAAAACCAGGTAAGCGACTGTCTCTTTTACAAAGCGAGTGTTGTCTCCACATTCAGTGCCGTTTGGgtcgagaagctgcagcTAGAAATATCGTGTCACAAGGCTCTGTGCGAAGACACGATCTACAACCAGCGGCGCtaa
- a CDS encoding putative TATA-box binding protein, with the protein MAAAQQYRGVAPFVRAPAPTGLGGWSEELDEENAELIAEGEGLVDEGASVPLEQEDEGEVGVLFVHNVMAFCQLNCDIDLDVACRALGNSVYNPEEFHSVRVDVRCRTNCIASINIFSNGKMMGTGANSVEELRRTMKKIARRLQRHPLTKYKVSMTRFRVSNILGSYAFASPISLHSLAALRGLHVDYEPERFPGARVKISIPKAVDKSSDSGKEKAATGSAWAAQTGSSSAQSPQDAKGKEEIVTLQLFSTGNVTLTGGRSVESMEYALQCVLPFLQQCQIVNGTS; encoded by the exons ATGGCGGCCGCTCAACAGTATCGAGGGGTTGCACCGTTTGTGCGCGCACCTGCGCCCACGGGGCTGGGCGGGTGGTCGGAAGAGCTCGATGAAGAGAACGCAGAATTAATTGCCGAGGGAGAAGGTCTCGTTGATGAAGGGGCGTCTGTGCCGCTCGAGCAAGAAGATGAAGGCGAAGTAGGGGTTCTCTTTGTCCATAACGTCATGGCTTTCTGCCAGCTGAACTGCGACATAGATCTGGACGTTGCGTGCCGGGCGCTTGGAAACTCCGTGTATAATCCTGAGGAATTTCACAGCGTCCGTGTGGATGTCCGGTGTCGAACAAACTGCATTGCTTCCATCAACATCTTCAG CAACGGAAAGATGATGGGGACCGGAGCAAATTCCGTGGAAGAGCTCCGGCGAACGATGAAGAAGATCGCAAGGAGGCTCCAGCGTCATCCTCTAACAAAATACAAAGTGTCGATGACTCGTTTTCGAGTGTCAAACATCCTTGGTAGCTACGCCTTTGCTAGCCCAATTTCTCTGCACTCGCTCGCGGCGCTGAGGGGGCTACACGTGGACTATGAGCCGGAACGTTTTCCCGGCGCGCGTGTCAAAATTTCAATTCCAAAAGCGGTCGACAAAAGCAGT GATTccgggaaagagaaggcggcgactgGCAGTGCGTGGGCGGCCCAGACGGGATCGTCGTCCGCACAGAGTCCACAGGATGCAAAAGGCAAGGAGGAGATTGTGACGCTTCAGCTTTTCTCTACGGGGAACGTGACGCTCACTGGCGGGCGTTCTGTAGAAAGTATGGAGTACGCACTCCAGTGCgtgctgccttttcttcagcAGTGCCAAATTGTGAACGGGACAAGTTAG
- a CDS encoding putative SNF2 family N-terminal domain-containing protein: MRGPTDDVSVDEEGEDEELGVSRLVSKLDSFLSSLESRQQGDGILEEKRRKEVRSLQGIRHSAGNVLHSYQEDGVLWLVDHYLNDVGAIVADEMGLGKTLQSLAFVCWLNEVRQLGRPSLVVCPLSVVSSWEAQLREFVATAPPYIRISEGPDHGRRSASNLRVLTYVGTAEERHCIREKVADYMIRQSPQAASRRNQAAPFDLLLTTYETLMCDMPFFSMFEWECLFFDEASRLKSKNSKRRNAFLHRLRRQHVVMMTGTPVEKNLEELWSLLQFVQPDLFTSSTALVNAFCSIPPSLRQGDQEGKKEAPRVQRIQRNKDLLQRLVKAFILRRRLSQVKASWTLPSLVELVVFLPLTPLQRRLYFWLLTRESEALEAVDDLGTAFEQLRKCCNHPALFRLHASPSLATFSSSAVATSPPFDPERAPGFCSEAEGDDAQSLLRDSSKIAALDAILNFYLTRQEKVVVFSFSTAMLDLVEDFLDEKGIVTARLDGSMSDAERRAAIAAFSAEVRERRTEKRYEKQGAFKRDTSERREPPPNGVEETEKDTETRHEKPQLQYETQREPSQRPVPPDEADCAAVFLVSVRAGGYGLTLSHCASVCVFLEGGGDGNPQIERQAIARLYRQGQTKKVKVIRLITKSTVEEVMYWRGRQKLKLASDVLSEDETEEESERQGRHSFLCAADMKELITCGLSSLTTGGDGAQRQTQGRQRKDEGAESRQRAEVIVEGRPHVETAAGRSGSPAWKKTLSLSQDAENSGLDLSQLSRLLADAELPSDRPQGDEEGSEERDTGARRDTNQLYPSQQRDREEKAHVGGRGAAASVKRLGEISPRDPDGEGNEESVVCDLSAQRVKTEQHGEGDGVDKLREGESSIYMYEGKDYAGVLKQALSSKRADRDALQRILEEARRKEERESHTPNQDAAGSSGDGAESRRSSRARRAPLTPAELDALREDAERRRQEARLEQWRANGYVSRSVQGDSFPDDSDWPARRAAVSEGASEQTETEGDEELLCRYFHYRTGDASLPRENPPGAIVHFVDAAGTWLEGRGFFKALDRLSAVPRTHLALAKKMGDLRLGDCHLVPVNACTFVAFCVCLKRHKQRMSLSLPLLRLALQRLHDRAAQLSLSLHLPRCIVPLPADIDKNPRLPSHEQSSRAVEKLVRALFSRYRLHVFVYRYRRAECAGDAGESKRRSRDEDEERRPGKRRETENPTDTASYALTGRAPAAATESRQSRPAGLSGDGQSREHRQKTETGAGEARARGVSSWELRAARQAHETDPCAPDCSRAFDGNVRVVKSEGDDATRVKSEKESGPEAPAFGAERLPPSGQGAAAHPRSAGDSARTFGTEVQSSKGKEKTKREGGATENASLSLLSANKPASSAPTASPAAAPKPKAKTRTTAWNALRKPPLAALDLAAPRWASGEASAGTHVITGVGGSNGVRPSDFAGREGTTRCPPLRPHRRLTPAPPQGIPLKKRGLGGMCMWMHPAIREEVALYLAEKVEHLGGRAWRCPASPSAWRPEAIFGPQATGSERANPARLGRPDDHPTASEENADREEDIEPDGARVRAPESDCGRVGSAGQEMAEARRTVWLILPTKLLEQAALHCQQGGAASASRPQRRHLAFWASQVDAALSRDSFISFLQRHALSVAGDEVSPEENGGDRLQYAWSLPWMSRRGNAGPYTETATETNMKRDEGTLREALSRDSVYSMSRHNKARVSSQKTCPRIVVEFTDWLESLLLHKGVIEPSEWRSYQLDVHRAAVAGCVPSSLLNLYSVGPLPLSVAVTVRMQRALGTASEKEELLTECWTASLDAHPDPRNQQAMDVDTEPETGTWQEGR; this comes from the exons ATGCGGGGCCCAACCGACGATGTTTCTGtggacgaggagggcgaagatgAGGAACTCGGTGTGAGCCGACTGGTGTCGAAATTGgactcgtttctctcctccctcgagAGCAGACAGCAAGGTGATGGCATCctcgaggagaaaaggaggaaagaggtCCGGAGTCTACAGGGAATCCGCCACTCTGCGGGAAACGTGCTCCATTCGTACCAAGAAGATGGAGTTCTCTGGCTCGTTGACCATTACCTCAACGATGTTGGCGCCATTGTCGCCGATGAAATGG GCCTGGGCAAAACGCTTCAGAGCCTCGCCTTTGTTTGCTGGCTGAACGAAGTGAGGCAGTTAGGTCGGCCCTCGCTCGTCGTATGTCCCCTGTCAGTCGTCAGCAGCTGGGAGGCTCAACTGCGCGAGTTTGTCGCCACTGCGCCGCCGTACATTCGAATCAGTGAAGGGCCAGACCACGGCCGGAGGTCGGCGAGCAATCTCCGGGTTCTTACCTACGTGGGcacagcagaggaaaggcactGCATTCGAGAGAAGGTCGCAGATTACATGATTCGCCAG AGCCCCCAGGCTGCCTCCAGGCGGAACCAGGCGGCCCCGTTCGACCTTCTCCTTACCACGTACGAAACGCTAATGTGCGAcatgcctttcttctccatgtTTGAATGGGAGTGCCTATTCTTCGACGAGGCGAGCCGGTTGAAGTCCAAGAACAGcaaaagacgaaacgcgtttctccacCGCCTCAGGCGCCAGCACGTCGTCATGATGACTGGGACGCCCGTCGAAAAGAACCTCGAG GAGCTCTGGTCTCTCCTGCAATTCGTCCAGCCCGACCTTTTCACCAGTTCGACAGCTCTCGTCAACGCGTTCTGCTCTATCCCGCCCTCGCTGAGGCAGGGAGAccaagaaggaaagaaggaagcgcctCGCGTGCAACGAATACAAAGAAACAAAGATCTTCTGCAGAGACTCGTGAAAGCTTTCATcctgcggcggcgcctcaGTCAG gTGAAGGCTAGCTGGACGCTTCCGTCTTTGGTCGagctcgtcgtcttccttcctctcacGCCTCTGCAAAGGCGTCTGTACTTTTGGCTGCtgacaagagagagcgaagcccTCGAGGCAGTTGACGATCTTGGCACTGCATTTGAGCAG CTCCGCAAGTGCTGTAACCATCCGGCCCTGTTTCGTCTTcacgcctcgccgtcgcttgccacgttttcctcgtctgcggTCGCGACTTCGCCGCCGTTTGACCCTGAACGCGCCCCGGGGTTCTGTtcggaggcagaaggcgacgacgcccAGTCGTTGCTTCGCGACTCGTCCAAGATCGCAGCTCTCGATGCGATTCTAAACTTTTACCtcacgagacaggagaaagtggtagtcttcagcttctcgacCGCGATGCTGGACCTCGTCGAAGATTTCCTCGACGAGAAGGGAATCGTCACGGCGCGCCTCGATGGGAGCATGAGTGACGCCGAGCGTCGTGCGGCGATCGCTGCCTTTTCGGCCGAAgtgcgagagcgacggacagaaaagagataCGAGAAACAGGGGGCGTTTAAGAGGGACACAAGCGAGCGGCGCGAACCCCCTCCTAACGGGgtggaggagacggagaaggacaCCGAGACAAGACACGAGAAACCGCAGCTGCAGTATgagacacagcgagag CCGTCTCAGCGGCCAGTCCCCCCCGACGAGGCAGACTGCGCGGCGGTCTTCCTCGTGAGCGTCCGAGCCGGCGGCTACGGTTTGACTCTCTCGCACTGCGCAAGCGTCTGTGTGTTcctcgagggcggcggcgacgggaaTCCACAGATCGAGCGTCAGGCAATCGCGAGGCTGTACAGACAAGGCCAAACCAAGAAAGTGAAGGTCATTCGCTTGATCACCAAGAGTACAG TGGAAGAAGTCATGTACTGGCGCGGCCGACAGAAACTGAAGCTCGCGTCCGACGTCCTctcggaagacgagacggaggaagagtCTGAGCGGCAGGGGAGGCACTCCTTTCTTTGCGCTGCGGATATGAAGGAACTGATCACTTGCGGGCTGTCGTCCCTAACGAcgggcggcgacggagcgcaaagacagacgcaggggagacagaggaaagacgagggcgCAGAGAGCAGGCAGAGGGCCGAGGTGATCGTGGAGGGGCGACCCCACGTGGAGACGGCAGCCGGGCGGAGCGGATCTCCCGCATGGAAGAAaacgctgtctctctctcaagaCGCGGAGAACAGTGGCCTCGACCTCTCGCAGCTTTCACGACTgctcgccgacgccgagTTGCCTTCCGACCGGCCgcaaggagacgaagaagggagcgaagaaagagacaccggcgcAAGAAGGGACACGAACCAGCTGTATCCGAGCCAACAACGCgatcgagaggaaaaagcgcaTGTCGGCGGCAGGGGCGCCGCCGCATCTGTCAAACGCCTGGGCGAAATCTCGCCGAGAGACCCAGACGGGGAAGGGAACGAAGAAAGCGTCGTGTGCGACCTTTCCGCGCAAAGAGTGAAGACAGAGCAgcacggagaaggcgacggggtTGACAAGTtgcgagaaggagaaagcagTATTTATATGTATGAAGGAAAGGACTACGCCGGTGTGTTGAAGCAGGCGCTCAGCAGCAAGCGAGCAGACCGAGATGCGCTTCAGAGAATTCTGGAAGAGGCCcggcgaaaagaagaaagagagagtcaTACTCCGAACCAAGATGCAGCCGGGTCCAGTGGTGACGGG GCAGAAAGCCGGCGGTCCAGTCGCGCTCGGCGGGCGCCGTTAACTCCTGCAGAGCTCGACGCGctcagagaagacgcagaa CGCAGAAGGCAGGAGGCTCGGCTGGAGCAATGGAGAGCAAACGGCTACGTCTCTCGATCGGTACAAGGCGACAGCTTCCCAGACGACTCTGACTGGCCAGCGAGGAGGGCGGCCGTCAGTGAAGGAGCGAGCGAACAGACGGAGActgaaggcgacgaggaactgCTGTGTCGCTACTTCCACTATcggacaggagacgcgtcCCTCCCGAGGGAAAACCCTCCCGGCGCCATCGTTCACTTTGTTGACGCAGCCGGAACATGGCTCGAAGGCCGTGGTTTCTTCAAAGCTCTCGATAGACTGAGCGCCGTTCCCAGAACGCATTTGGCACTG gcgaagaagatggGAGACCTCAGGTTGGGCGACTGCCACTTGGTCCCTGTGAACGCCTGCACGTTCGTGGCCTTTTGCGTTTGCCTCAAGCGCCACAAGCAACGCATGAGCCTgagtctgcctctcttgcgGCTCGCGCTGCAGAGGCTGCACGACCGGGCCGCGCaactctctctgtcgctccacCTCCCCCGGTGCATCGTCCCGCTCCCGGCAGACATTGACAAGAAtccgcgtctcccgtcgcACGAACAGAGCTCGCGCGCGGTCGAGAAGCTGGTTCGCGCGCTCTTTAGTCGCTACCGACTCCACGTCTTCGTTTACCGCTACAGGCGGGCGGAgtgcgccggcgacgcaggcgagtcCAAACGAAGGAgtcgagacgaagacgaagagcgacggcCAGGCAAGCgccgcgagacagagaacccGACAGACACCGCGTCCTACGCGCTCACTGGTCGTGCGCCTGCGGCCGCCACCGAAAGTCGGCAGAGTCGACCTGCGGGTCTTTCCGGCGATGGGCAAAGCAGAGAGCACcggcagaaaacggagacaggagccggCGAAgcacgagcgagaggagtCAGCAGCTGGGAACTGAGGGCGGCCAGGCAGGCTCATGAGACAGATCCGTGTGCGCCTGACTGCTCTCGCGCTTTCGACGGGAACGTCCGGGTCGtgaaaagcgagggagacgacgccACGCGCGtcaagagcgagaaagagagcggccCAGAGGCGCCCGCTTTCGGAGCGGAACGACTGCCGCCCTCGGGACAAGGCGCTGCAGCGCATCCGCGCTCCGCTGGCGACTCCGCGCGGACGTTCGGCACGGAGGTTCAGAGCtcgaaggggaaggagaagacgaagcgtgAAGGCGGCGCGACCGAGAACGCGTCCCTGTCGCTGCTCTCAGCAAACAAG CCTGCGTCCTCGGCTCCAACTGCGTCGCCCGCTGCGGCACCAAAaccgaaggcgaaaacgcgcacaACTGCGTGGAACGCACTCCGGAAACCTCCACTGGCAGCGCTGGATCTTGCCGCTCCTCGCTGGGCTTCGGGGGAGGCCTCCGCGGGCACCCACGTTATCACGGGAGTGGGAGGCAGCAACGGAGTCCGGCCTTCTGACTTCGCAGGCAGAGAG GGAACGACACGCTGCCCCCCCTTGCGGCCGCACAGGCGACTcacgccggcgccgccgcaAGGCATTCCGCTGAAGAAACGCGGACTCGGGggcatgtgcatgtggaTGCACCCGGCGATAAGGGAGGAAGTAGCGCTGTACTTGGCCGAGAAAGTCGAGCATCTCGGCGGGCGAGCTTGGCGCTGTCcagcctcgccctccgcctGGCGTCCTGAAGCGATCTTCGGTCCTCAAGCaacgggaagcgagagagcgaacccGGCGAGGCTTGGCAGACCGGATGACCACCCCACTGCGTCTGAAGAGAACGCGGACCGCGAGGAAGATATAGAACCAGACGGAGCGAGAGTGCGAGCGCCAGAAAGCGATTGCGGCCGCGTCGGGAGCGCCGGGCAAGAGAtggcggaagcgagacgcaccGTGTGGCTTATTTTGCCCACAAAACTTCTTGAACAG GCCGCCCTCCACTGCCAGCAAGGCGGTGCCGCGTCCGCGTCCCGTCCTCAGCGGCGTCACTTGGCGTTCTGGGCGAGTCAAGTGGACGCCGCGCTGAGTCGCGACAGCTTCATTTCATTTCTTCAGCGACACGCACTGAGTGTAGCTGGCGATGAAGTCTctccagaagaaaacggtggCGATCGATTGCAGTACGCGTGGAGTCTGCCGTGGATGTCGcgtcgaggaaacgcgggtCCATACACCGAAACTGCTACCGAGACGAACATGAAGAGGGACGAGGGCACTTTGCGCGAGGCCCTCTCGCGGGACAGCGTGTACAGCATGTCCCGCCATAACAAGGCGCGTGTGAGCTCTCAGAAGACGTGCCCACGGATCGTCGTGGAATTCACCGACTGGCTAGAAAGCCTCCTGCTCCATAAGGGAGTGATCGAGCCTAGCGAGTGGCGGTCTTACCAGCTAGACGTGCACAGGGCTGCGGTCGCAGGCTGCGTTCCATCATCCCTTTTGAACCTTTATTCGGTGGGACCGCTTCCCCTGTCTGTCGCAGTCACagtgcgcatgcaacgcgCTCTAGGCACTGCgtcagagaaagagg